In Eremothecium gossypii ATCC 10895 chromosome V, complete sequence, the genomic stretch AGGTGTTGGTCAACTTTGCCAATTTCGTCCTTTGAGAACGGGCAACCCCTGCAACAAACTCATGTACGGAGTTCACGCTCTGCAGCACAAGGATATATACTAAAGCATGCAGATAAACGTGCTGTGGCCGCTGCAGTGGGTACCGTGGGCTACGTATGCAGCTGTGATACTGTGGGTGCAAGTGGTAGTGATTCTACCGCTTGCGACAGTACTGTGGCAGGACTTCTACAGCCAGTTGCTGCCCTCAGAGTCGCACTTCGAGCGTCAATTGCGGCCTGTTAAAGCCCCTGCATCAGCAGCTGGGTCTGTAAATTATATGTGGAGCATGGAGCTGTGGCGACAGACTGTGTCGCCCCAAGACGTCACGTCGACGCCGCCGAGCGCGGGccacgagcagctggcggtaCAGAGCGGCATACCGTACCTGCTGGTGATCGACCTGCAGCTATACTGTTTTGATCAAGAGCCCATCCACGTCGTGACTGTTGAGGTAGCGGCGCATACAGAGTACTTCACGGTGACCTGCTTCCCAAGCGTGGAGCATGCGATGCGGTCCCCCTGGACCGCTCAGCCACTTGCCACCCGCATCCAGCATGAGTTTGAGAATCGACTGCAGCTGCCAGACATATTGCTATCCGCCGACACCAGGATGGTGAACGTTACGATTCAATCCACCGCGCGGCTGCGCTTCGGGCACCGCAGCGCGTACTCTTTGAGTATGCAGGTGGGTGGCATACGATATGCAATGCTGCATTGGTATCGTACATGCCATATTCTAGGTACTACGCTTTTCGTTGGGGTCATTTCGGCGTGGTTCTACATCAGCTTCTCCATTGCATTTATGGTTATCGGCTTCCTAAGGGGCGCTGGTGCCAAGAACACTAAAAGTTGACAGTAGATCTGCAGGTATGCATATGCTGCATGGTAGTAAAATAGGTGATGGTGGGTCAAGTGACGAAAAGAGTGAACTGACAAATAGTAGGACGAGCACTGCGTTTCTGCTTGTGGGTACTGTTCTTGGACATTGGTAACCGAAATACCGAAAAACGACGTAGAGTTGTGATTCAATTAAGTATTGGTAACTATGAAATATACAAATCCATAAACATCATCGAACAAACGAGTTGGACTCAAGGGGTGTAGTGGGTCATAGGAAGCCTCGGTAGTATGCTATAACCAGCGGATCTGCAACCCATCCTGGCAGGTGTCAATTCGGCCTGAGGTGCCTATTGGCCTGCTGCCCAACGTCAAA encodes the following:
- the SEI1 gene encoding seipin (Syntenic homolog of Saccharomyces cerevisiae YLR404W (FLD1)) produces the protein MQINVLWPLQWVPWATYAAVILWVQVVVILPLATVLWQDFYSQLLPSESHFERQLRPVKAPASAAGSVNYMWSMELWRQTVSPQDVTSTPPSAGHEQLAVQSGIPYLLVIDLQLYCFDQEPIHVVTVEVAAHTEYFTVTCFPSVEHAMRSPWTAQPLATRIQHEFENRLQLPDILLSADTRMVNVTIQSTARLRFGHRSAYSLSMQVGGIRYAMLHWYRTCHILGTTLFVGVISAWFYISFSIAFMVIGFLRGAGAKNTKS